Part of the Asterias rubens chromosome 20, eAstRub1.3, whole genome shotgun sequence genome, GTCATTATAACCTCATGGTGAGTAGTCATCAACCAGGAGTTGACCTGTTCCGTTCCTGTTAGTGACgtcatacaaaaaaatacagtaattttaaaacaaagctTGCAATTTATTCCAATTATTGTTTCCGTTGATAAATCTGAAAAAGAGACTAGGACCACTCGCGTTATCTTGATATCAAACCAAAATCCTTATTACCGCTAAATCACAATTGAAGGAAggcaggacactattggtagttgttgtataattgttagcatacaaacttacttgtcaACAAGCAATAAATTTTGTCCAAAATTtgtcatgttgggatacaccgagtgggaatactggtctctgacaataatTGCCAAAGTTGCCCAGTGCCTGTAAGTTCAGAGCTAAACAGAGGTCAAAATAAGGCCTAGGATTTGAGTGTTCGTTGTTGTTCTGTTTAAACCAAGTCTAAAGCCAATATTCATTTCCCTctaaaatgttttgtaaaagcTTATAGAAATGTACGTCAAGACAGTGACGTAAATGAAAGCTGAAGAAAAAGGAAAGATCAACTttgttgttaaacaaaaaaaatctatttttgtttaaaatgcagGCAAGTATAATTTTTATAAACCGAAAACAAATCCAAGCGGATTGGAATTTTGTTGCTGTCTGTAAACACGTTGTTGATCAAGGGTTGGGTCTTAGcgaagtagttttttttttgtcttctagATTATTGCCTGTCGGcgattgcccccccccccttcattaTAAACGCTTACTTCTGTTATTCAACGAGCTTTATACTTTAGTTTAGCCCCCTCAATCATGTCTTATAATAGTGACCCTTCACTTTTTCCCGCTAAGTTTTTCAACCACAATATATTTTCCAGTACTAAAGGTGTTCGTTTGGTTTGTTTGAATGTAGCACAGTACAATGTGCagtctagtctggcaccctggCTTAACCGGCGTAAAAGGTGTGAGCGGACTGATATCTACTTACGGTGTGTATGTTCTTTCATTCCAAGTAGTGCCGCTTCCTATTCGTTCTAGAGCTTGCTGGTCACGTGGTGCGAAGCCATTCGGTCTTGTCATTCCGCCAATCTTACTGGACCTCTGTTGCGTAAACttcaagaaataaaaacaaacatttacattAGGAACGATACCAGCCTGTGTAAAAATGGTTTTATGTGGCAAGGTTCTGAAAGCCGGTATCTGGCGTTATTCTCGAGCCTCGAAGTGTAAGTCAAGTCGATCTCATTGCCGTCTACGTTAGGGCGCTTTACTCGTGACGTCATGCACACAGAGTGTTTTATAAGGATTGTTTGAATCATGTGTGTAACACTTACCAGTGATGAGGATCGAGTGGTGAGGCTTGATGTTGTGCTCAGTCGACTCCTGAGACGTCTACGTTGACTTAACTTTTCAGTGCATGGACCACACCGCTGAAATAACCGCCTCAAATCAGCCTGGAATACAGGAGAAAAAGTAACACTATatagagtaaaacaaataatgtattcAAAGAGTGTATGACATTTACGGGTAAAGCACTCAAGTTTACGTGCTTCAAACACGCATTGGTttaaggtaaaaccaaaataaagaaGCCGTTGTTTAGCATTTACTTTGGATCAAAAAATGTCGAGAGAATGCTAACGAGGTGTTCAATGATTTTGGTAGATTTGGGAGTGAAAACAAACCAGAAGAGAAAGCCTATGCAATCAAGCCCATGCACCAATCCACACCCTCCTTCACACCTCTTCCTATGCAATCGAGCCCATACACAAACCCACATCCCTCCTTCACACCTCTTCtctacaaaacttttttttttcgcaaCCCAATTTGCCGCTGCCTCCACAAAAAAATTGACTGTTTGTCACACCCACGTTTACTTGTGTAAAACCAAGCTCCCTTGAGATCGCGTTGCGGGCTCCTGTAAACAGATCTGGGCAGCTAAATGCATAGCGATGTTTTTAAATCGAAGTGAATCTTGATTGATTAAAAACGTTGTATCCATAAACAACTGCGTTTAAATTCGTAGCCTAATAAGGCAACAGAAAAACACCGACTTTTAATTCGTCTTGAGTTATTTGTATATATCTCGCCTACCCGTATTATCATAACAATAATTGTTCACATTTTCAGGAAGGGGCTTTCTGGAGATGATATAGTTTAGGAGTTCGCTGCAGTTTCGGTCAGGAGCTAGGCATGTGTGACCTCGGCAGTTGCTTTCAGCTTGTTTATAGTGTTGTGGTATCTCTGAGTTATCTGTGACTGCTAAAGTTGCTTTCAGTCGTGTAACTGATCACCCGATTCGACAAGTCTCTTTTATTTAAAAGAACATTAATATACAACATCGAATTCCCAAGGCGCTTTCGATGAAAAATAGTCCCTCTTTAAAAATCAGTCTCATTGGTCGAGTATAGAGTTTCTTCTGATAAACCGGGAGAGAagaatacacacaaaaacacgACGCCAAGTCCTACTCAATCTTAGAAAAAAGGCATTGCAGAATTCCTTAGTGGTCACTTTTCCCGGAAGTTGCTGATTTTATCCAATCTATGTCTTGATTAATGCTTTATCTGACATAACTCCCAGGAGACTAGACTTACCCTCAAGTCGCTCGGCCAACTCTTCCAAATGGATTATCAAGATTGCCATTCAGAACCAAATAAATAACCTACTGCTTCCTTACATACCGACTAATCATTCAAGGAGATAAATAAAGGTTTAGGAAAGAGTAGAACATCATTAATTTCAAGCTCAAAAATGTCAAGCCGACTCACTAGGGAAATAGTGTGCCATTGGCGTTTCACACTCCCCTACGACGCAGGCCTCAGTGAATACTCACCCGGAAATTGTCATTGAAGAAACCGAAGACGATTGGATTCATGAAGCTATTTGCCATGCCGAGCCAATGACCACAAAAGAAGTAGACGAAGAAGAAGTTTGGGTACAGACTGACTAATTTAAAGTTGGTGATGACGATCAGAAGATAGAGGTAGAGGGGGAACCACGAACCAATGAAGAGAAAGACGATCACTACTAACATCTTAATCACCTGAAATAGAGAACAAAGGATTGGCTAATAATTCAAGAAACACCACCAACATCCACACAGCTTTGTGTTGTGCGCTGTGTGGATTTGTTCTGTACAATTAGGACagataacactgtgtggacatgaaGTCCACATtatgtttcaagtccctacttTATGTTTCAAGTCTTTTGGTCTCAATCTCACGTCAACATTTCGTACGTGCATCAAAATACCCAACCCCACAGTATACAATCTTCATGTGGTAAGGGTTGGTATAGCTATAATTCGCAATATAGGTTTATGCTAATTTGATTCATTAATCCGCTCATGAATAATCAAACCCGACGTATCCATTACAAAATGCCGTGCCTGGGAGCTCAAGTCACCCTGTAAGTTCTTAGCTTGAGGGGTCGTTTGGACTCGCTACCCTGGTTTGATCTTTTGATCTTTATCAAGGCCGGTgaggcaggagattctgtctccCGGATATTTTGTCTCACGGAAAAGAACGATTAAATAAAGAGGGTGTCGAGCGCCGGAGGGTTTTTAAATAATTCGGATTTCATAAAAGTTGTATTCTTTTCAATTGCATCGCTGCAGCAGGTCAACTAACTCTGCATAATGTTTTATTTCTCTTATTTGAAGAGAAGAATATTCACGTTATTCcgccaaatacatgtactttggatTTTTGCCATAATATTATGCAGATTGTCAAAgacgggttttttttcttttcactattaaaaaaaaaatccaggcCTATACGTGTGTAAATGGTTGGTGCACCACTGCGTTGTTGACTGTTATTCGTGAAAAGATTTCCCAAGATAGTCAGACCAAATCAAAGACATTGCAACTGTATAGAATTTGGACTCAATCTTCACATTGCATTCTGAAGAATCTTCCACAAGAAATCCAAGTGGGGTGTGGGGGGGCGGATAGAGAGATAGAGGGAGAGGGGAGAAGCAAAAAGCTACGCAAAGTCGCCCCTAGAAAGCTCGCCCCCTACATGTTCAAACTCGCCCCCTAACAATGTCTCCCCACATATTCTCCCACttgctgggggcgactttgccggAGGGCGAGATTACTTGTTTTCCAGACTGTGACGTTGCTTTGTGTAATAAGCCGAAGGCAGAGTACGCTAGTGACAATACGTTTGATTTGTCCATTGGTCACAACGGGATCAGAATGGTACCAACTCACGAACACAAAAGGAAAGAAAGTTTCATGTCAGGGTGATCTCTTAAAAGCTGCGGGGCATTTCTGCAGTTCTAATCAGCAGGAAGAATAAAAGGTAACTCCATATGACGGGATTCAAAAAGGTTTTCGGGATAACTGAACAAACCTCGTTAAATCTTtgaataaatgcacaaaatagtgAATATCCTGACGTCTTGACTTCCTTGAGTCTTTCTCTTAGGCTAagttgcatttataccattggGTCATTTTCAGTTTTTTCAACCTACCCTTCTTTTGGCTTTCTGGTGGCAAGCATCTCTCAAATGATCGGCGTTCCCAGGTAGATTCCGTCCCCAGAGTTTCCGTCCAACCACACTATAAGTGAATGAGAATATGACCAGGGGGACGACGTAAGTTGCACCCATATTAAAGATCTCGTAGCCAAACTCGAGGTTGGCATCTGGCCAGTGCTCGGTACAGACCGTTAGCTGGCGCTCTCCGTAACACCACTCGTAACGTTTCGACCTCGCTAGAATCAGTTGGACCATTCCCATCATACAAGACGCCAACCAGATACCCGAAATGACGAGGATGGTTTTTGTGTTAGACCTGGCCATACGTGCCTTTAGAGGGCGCACTACTGCAAAATAACGGTCCACGCTGACTGCAGTTAATGTGAAGACACTCACGCAGATAACAAcctaaaaaatacaaaaataaaaaacatcaatatTCTGCCAtttttaaatctttgaaaatagCTTGCCCTAGGAAAAACCTTTGATGTCCTTAAAGCAAATATCTTTCTAACATATTCTGACTATGTGCCTGTGTGACTTTTGCTGACGTTAAAGGCATCCACAAAAAATCTAAAATATTTCCCATATTTTCTCGTTTTTCAACCACGTGACTCTTGAAATGATTGACAAATGAATGCCTAACAGATGATACAATAAATCAAACACGAACAAAATGTCATTCGAGCTACATGCAGGTATTCAGAGCAAAACTTTAAGAGTCCTTTTACATACAAGTTTTCTCACTTATGATATCGAGCTATAGTTTTCATATACCGCCTCCGGCAGGAACCGACCTGGCATGTAATTACTCCAACCTGACGATTACGGACTCGGATTCCACCGTCTTTAGGAGTCGATACCCTTGATCTAGTTAACACCTGTTTCGACAACACTCACAACCCTAAGTGTTTCCGAACAATATGATGTTTCCCAGCAGGGTATCTGGGAGGAAGGTGAAAACAGAACCTGACACTCCAAGTGACGGGACAGTGGCAACATCCGACAATTTACGTCATTCGATGAAAAAAGAACCATCGCTCAAATTGAGGTGAACCTCACACTGTTTAAAACTTCTCAGAAAACGTATGAACCTCATCTAATCCAACAGGTTCCAATGTAACAATCTGTGACCAacttttaccccccccccccacaacccgCCCACAGTTTGGCCATAAACACGCGAGGCACTGAACGTTaacaatcaaattgttttaatattaggTGTGAAGGGAACCTAATTTTCGTGCTTTCGATCGCGAAGGTAACAATTATCTTTCACTCCCGCAGCAATCCCATCTCTTTCTATAATATTGTACACATCTCTCCAACGCTCCTTCATTTTTTGGGACGTTCAGGAAACCTGAGTAGTGCTACAACAAACACCTCTCAGTTCTCAACATCTTTGATGTTTAACGCCTACCTCAATACAGATAAAGGTCTACAGAgattttatttatctatttataaAACCACCAAAGGCTCGTGTTCCATTTCCCCAAAGTTTCCTTAAATCCGAACTAAAAATCCGAACCGCGTTGAAGATTAATTGAACTCAGTAAATGGCTCGAATTACGTCGTGTGTTTCTTTAATAGTGGGTCCGTGTTAATGTGTACGGGTTGCGCATTAAGAGCCAGTTTGGGCTACTTTGGGCTGTGCTCCCCAGTCGATGACTCGGCGCCCTTTAGACGTACCTTCGCTGATGGAGGCGTGAAGCTCACATCTCAGGTTTCAAATACACGATCGAATCACTTAAGATTCGCACATATTTAAGATCCGTTCGGGTGAATTTTGACGATTGTTAAGACTAGTCTCCGCTTTCTATGTTCAGATACAATTAACTTTGTGATTTGTTCAACCTTTTCATTGTGGTTATTGACAACAGATTATAGTGACGTCAACGTGTGCTGACTGTGTTTAGAATGACGTGTTGGTGCCCCTTGTTTTATTGTAGAAAAATAAGCACTTCTTACAAAACAAACCGCCAAGTTGGGAATCACTTAATCGCATTTTGATATCTTTATTTTGTGCTGCTGCCGTGGGAGACTATCAAAGTATAAACGTAAATAAAACCATcacttgaacaaaaataatccTCAAACAACTCCGACTGTCTCGGTGTTATCATCCATTGTGGCTTCGAGTGGTACatttattatataaatatttgctctatggtttaaatTCGTCTCGGGTAAAAGAACGATCCGAAGATCGCCTCGGGAGATCAGCACAGTGCGAAATACAAACAGTCAAGTTTGTATAACGCCACAGTCAACCTTTTCTACTGTGAGAAACTGAAATTACTACGGATACAACACCGTGGTTGCTGCAAGTATAATACATTGGTTGATGATAAGGTGAAAGTACATTGCTTGCTAACAAActaagcaaaataaataaaaataccagtCAAAACGTACATCACATGGCAGTTCAGCTGGTAACGTGTTTCTACGTACATCACATACCAGTtgagctggtaacctgtttctgcatACATCACCAGTtgagctggtaacctgtttctgcgtACATCACATACCAGTTGAGCTGGTAAACCTGTTTCTGCATACATCACACACCAGTtgagctggtaacctgtttctgcaaAGCAATATTTGCTGGCAAATTTGTAGCTTGTGTGCCCTTaacttgtgtgtttttaatgagTTTTTGTAATAGGGCCATGCAGCTTTTAAATAATATCTCTCATTCAGAATTTGTTATACAATGGTTGTTTTGTGGCATTCACTGTAGTAATATTATTCGATAATCACTTTCtacagtttttcttttacattagCACATCCGTTCAATAAACTCACCGTCGCTACTCACACTATTCTTTCATTTCGTTTCTTTCATCACAATATTGTTCTCCTGAGATTGATAAGAAAGTATAACTCTCATCAAATATTTCATCAATCTTAAGATGAATGAAGGCTGCTTCTGAGCTACAGAAACTCTCATCGGAGACTCTGTTTCCTCGGAATCTTGTTTCAAAgtgatgaaacaaaacaaatcccaaaACAGAGAAGGTTTAGAAACTGGAATCAAGAGGAGTTAAAGAATTCCCTAAAGTAGTAAGGATTGAGGCAAGGCTATCGGCAACATTAATATtgtctttcttttcttaaaggTATTAAGATAATTAAAGTCAATGGTTTAGGGAAAATGAAACGAACTTAAAAACGTGACCATTGATAATAGTGTCGGAAAAAAGACTGGTCCCTGTAATAATGAGCAGAGTGGCTTACATATACGGTTGTTATTGTATACATGGATTACACAGTCTTGTTATCAACAAATTGACATCAAGGTGACAAATTAAGAATAGGGGCGCAATtgttgacaataattattcagCTATAATGTTGATGATTGATATCGAATGCATGGTACATCGCAGATTGACAACACGAATTCTTAAACGAGAATCTGAAAACAATTGGCTTGTCGTTAAACGCAAGTACTCAGTACACCCCGTCActacataataaataatattgagCAGCTCAAACTGTGAGTGGCTTCGTAACTGAATATCAGTTTACGACAAAAATAGCGTTTCCCTAGGAGAAGTGTTCCTAGGGGCAACGTCCGCTCTCTTCCCCGGGCAGATCGCTGCCTTTTCCCATCAGTAGTCCCAACCAATCGGCTCATCAAATGCATCCCGTTAAATATCCAAACATTGCAAAGCGCATTGTACACACAGATTACCCGTTAAAAAAACGAGCTGCAAGTTTAGAAATTCTAAACGTGGATTATTTTCCTCTTTTGCTACACTTTATGTGTGTTGAAGTAGACAACTGAGTAGAGGGTGGGATAAAGTTACTGTTCCTTACCATAAATGAGGTGTTTTTCTGGTTCTAGGACACTCCATTTCCATTTTCTACTTTAAACTGTTGCTAAGATGTCGTGCACTTTAGTTTGCTCACTTGTTTGTTATCTTATCTCTGTGTGTCATGTTCAGTACGGCTCGCAGTGGGTTCACACGCAGGTGCGAGTGTCCCGTTGATACgaatattattccataatgGACAGACGCCCGTCCAATattaaatttcaaaaacaaaaacttaactGCAGAGTCGAGTAGGGGGTTATGTACATAGTGTAGTCAacgggcccttttcgaaaccacgtctCGGCTGGGCCTTAGACTCCGctagttatttagaaaacaagCGCTTCCCTTTGTAATTACGGGTCTGCAACCACTTGGACGCATAGCCCTAGCCGGAGCCCAAACTCAAATCGTAGTTTCGAAAAGACCATAATAGCGACGTGCAACAAGTTTGAGTTAAGCAATCTATTAAAACATTCAGACTTGCAATGGAAGCAAAATGGATGGGGGAAAAGTTTGTGTAGAAAGTGAGCATGCCTGAGAATGATTTGGAGCAGTTCTTATTGTAGATAACAGCTACAAATTGATGTTTTGCTCCCGTTGGAAAACGTAACAAAATTCCCCGACTTCCTCAACTATTAAGTTATTCAATGCCTGTTtaatgtttaaattgttttgttttttaaactggcGGCTGTAGATAAATGGAAATGTAATACAGTGCACACGATTACGACCCTTTAAACTTGTAGATTATTCGTCAGTATCGTAGTCTTCTATATGTTAATCTACCGTTAATCTAGTCAGGTTTGCGGAATTTGATTTggtaaattaaaatattttcctCGCTGTTTTGACCTGAAATGGGGTCTTTCACCTTTAGGGTCCTTCGTTCACGgacatttttctttcttctattttttattatttattttttacgtGTAGTATAGAACAgcttattttatgttttcataagtaaatttgtaataatttgggTTTGTACAAAGAAGGGGATTTTGAACCTGCGACCACCGAGTCAAGGCGgggcgctctaccaactcagCCATCTAACCAGTATATTGCATTGCTACTGTCATTGGGAGGATTGTAAGTCATCTAGCCAGTATATTGCATTGCTACTGTCATTGGGAGGATTGGAAGTCATCTAGCCAGTATATTGCATTGCTACTGTCATTGGGAGGATTGGAAGTCATCTAGCCAGTATATTGCATTGCTACTGTCATTGGGAGGATTGGAAGTCATCTAGCCAGTATATTGCATTGCTACTGTCATTGGGAGGATTGGAAGTCATCTAGCCAGTATATTGCATTGCTACTGTCATTGGGAGGATTGGAAGTCATCTAGCCAGTATATTGCATGGCTACTGTCATTGGGAGGATTGGAAGTTGAGCTTGGGCTGTAAAGACTGTGCGTATAAGAAGATGATATTGTCAATTTGTGTTTTAGTGGTCTCCCAATTCTGTcgatatctttgttcggggtgccactCGGACGCCATTATCGGTCATATCTAGAGGAGTTCCATTTTGACGTGTTCATTTATAACCCGAGGGTGCTTGCTATGGGTTTACAATAAACTTAGAGATTCA contains:
- the LOC117303592 gene encoding tachykinin-like peptides receptor 99D — translated: MAAEEKLLPVIFGTALDDIMKANFTHPRYHQSANSSYDVMGVNASGGPTTPMSSEVGDDYCDLEYGIQDSTARSLIIAVYSLTIFLSVVGNVIVIAVLGFSARAKTDLNHFLVNLAVADLLTAIVCMPFTFVYIMNEDWVFGAFPCTFVFFIQQVVICVSVFTLTAVSVDRYFAVVRPLKARMARSNTKTILVISGIWLASCMMGMVQLILARSKRYEWCYGERQLTVCTEHWPDANLEFGYEIFNMGATYVVPLVIFSFTYSVVGRKLWGRNLPGNADHLRDACHQKAKRRVIKMLVVIVFLFIGSWFPLYLYLLIVITNFKLVSLYPNFFFVYFFCGHWLGMANSFMNPIVFGFFNDNFRADLRRLFQRCGPCTEKLSQRRRLRSRLSTTSSLTTRSSSLFTQQRSSKIGGMTRPNGFAPRDQQALERIGSGTTWNERTYTPNGTGQLLVDDYSP